The genomic region TTCCTCGGGCTCATGGGTGACAAGAACGACCGCTGTGCCCTCTTCTTTCAGCAATTCCAATGTTTCATCGCGGATGCCATCGCGCAGACGATTGTCCAATCCCGAAAAGGGTTCATCCATCAGCATCACTTTCGGGCGCGGTGCTAGCGCGCGGGCCAAGGCCACACGCTGCTGCTCGCCGCCCGACAGCATATGGATGCCTTTTTCCCCGTAGCCTTTGAGATCGACACGAGCGAGCAAGTCCTCAACCCGCGCGCCCACTTCAGGGCCGCGCCCCTTTAGACCAAAGGCAATATTTTGCGCCACGTTGAGATGCGGAAAAAGCGCGAAATCTTGAAAGATCAAACCGACCGACCGTGCCTCGGGGGGCAGATGCAGCCCTGCATCGGAGACAGTGACACCATCAAGCGCAACCGTTCCACCCGTTTGACGCTCGACCCCCGCGATGACACGCAAGGTGGTGGATTTTCCGCATCCCGAAGGGCCAAGCAAACACATCACCTGCCCAGCCGCCACCGACAAGGATATGCCCCGCACCACTTCCGTCCCATCAAAGACGCAAGAGAGGTTGCTTACCTCAAGCCGCGGGGAATTTTGGCGCGGGACTTGGTTCATAGGGCGCTTACATCCTGATAAAAACACTCAACTTGGTCAGCTATCAGGCACAAGCCCCCCTTTCAAGCGCCGCTTTGCTGCGGCCTCTCAAATGGTTATGGCGTTCTGACCACCATCCAAGAGCACATTTTGCCCCACCATGAAGCCCACATGTTGCGAGCATAGAAAGGCACAAGTAGCGCCAAATTCCTGCGCCGTGCCATAGCGCCCAACGGGTAGGGTGCCAAAGCGGCGGGTGCGTGCCTCCTCAACACTGATCCCCTCGCGTTCCGCCACACCCTTATCAAGCGCATCGGCGCGATCCGTGGCGTGAATACCAGGCAAAAGATTGTTGATGATCACCCCTTTGGCAGCAACCTGACGGGCTGTGCCCGCAACATAGCCCGTCAAGCCTGCGCGTGCAGAATTGGACAAGCCCAATTGTGGGATCGGTGCCTTGACCGATTGCGAAGTGATATTGACCACGCGGCCCCATGATTTTTCCATCATCTGCGGCATGTAATGTTTCATCAGCGCAATTGGCGTCAGCATATTGGCATCCAGCGCCTTGATGAAATCCTCACGCGTCCAATCCGACCACAAACCTGGTGGGGGGCCGCCTGCATTGGTCACAAGAATATCAATCGCACCCGCCCCCGCGATAACATCGGCGCGCGCTGCCTCATCGGTGATATCGGCGGCAATCGCGGTGACTGAAACACCATAGGTGTCGCGAATATGCGCGGCAGTCGCCTCAAGCGCCTCTGCCCCGCGGGCGTTGAGCACCAGATCAACCCCTGCCTCAGCCAAGGCTTCGGCGCAGCCGCGCCCCAAGCCCTTGGACGATGCACAAACCAATGCGCGTTTTCCCTTGATGCCCAAATCCATGATCTGCTCCCTCGCATTCCTTAATATCTTTCCTAGCGCGCAAGCGCGCCTCTGGGGGCAAGTTAGGTGCCTGTTGCCGCCAAATCCAGTCTTGCGCTAGATTTACCTTTCACCAAAAGCGCCGCTTGACCGCGCCCTGCCCCGTTTCTATTGAGAAAAAGGGAGGGTGAAATGGCCAGCTTACCCGCGCAATTAAAATTCGATGTTTATCCTGCCACGCAGTTCTGCGTGGATCGCGGCGCCAATGAAGGCGATGCGCTTGGCACCTTTGACGAGGTGGAAGCAGGCGATATCTACCGCATGCGCAAAGATGCCAGCGCCCTCACCCTTGCCATGCGGGATGATGCCGATGGCACGCAGTTGGTGGCCGAAGGCAGTCAATTGGGCCGTGCAGGCGACAAGCTGACGATTGCAGCCTGTCACCAATTGATGACCCCAGACGGGACTTTGGCCGAAATCCTGACCCTGACAATCTGGCCCGCGGGCCAACCCGCCCATTACATCCTGCCGCTGTGCAACCTTGAGCCGGGCGAAGATTATGAATTGGTGGGCTCTGAGGCCGAAACAGCATCGCTGCGCTTTGCTGATATTGCCTGCCTGTCCTTTTTGGCGGGCACACACCTTACCCTTGCCTCTGGCGCACAAATTGCCGTTGAGGCGCTGCAAGAAGGCGACCTGCTGCTGACCCGCGAAAATGGGGCGCAGCCTATTCGATGGATTGGGCGCACTGTGTTGCGCGGCACAGGCAGCACAGCGCCCGTGCTGATCCGCCAAGGCGCGTTAAACACGGCGCGAGATTTGGTTTTGATGCCGAACCATCGCCTCTTTGTGTGGCAGCGCCAAGATATGCTTGGCACAGGCCGGGCTGAGGTCATGGTGAAGGCCGCCCATTTGATTAATGGCAGCACGATCACACGGCTTGAGGGCGGCTTCTTTGATGGGTTCCAAATCCTACTTGATCGTCACGAAATCCTCTATGCCGAGGGGATCGCGGTCGAAAGCCTGATGGTTACAGGGCAAACCCGCCCTGCCTTGCCCGAAGCGATACTTGCAACCGCCGCGCCCGATCTAAGCCCCGAATTACGCACCGCACTTGAGCTTGACGCGCTGGCGCTTGCCCGCGCAGGGGGGGATCCCGCCAAGGCGCTTTATGAGGCCTCACTAGGTGGCAAAAAACGCCCCAACCCATAGCACATTCTGATCGCCTTGCCGCATCATCCCCCTTTCCAAAGGGCGCATCGCGCCATATACCGCGCCCCATGTCCGATATATCGCCTTCACCCCTCGCCAATCGCCCTGCCCTGCCGCCTGAAATCGGGCGCAGACGCACCTTTGCGATCATTTCACACCCAGACGCGGGCAAGACCACGCTGACCGAGAAATTCTTGCTCTATGGCGGTGCTATTCAAATGGCGGGTCAAGTGCGCGCCAAAGGCGAAGCACGGCGCACGCGCTCGGACTTTATGAAAATGGAACAGGATCGCGGCATCTCGGTCTCGGCATCGGCCATGTCCTTTGACTACCGCGAGTTCCGCTTTAACCTTGTGGACACCCCCGGCCACAGCGATTTCTCAGAGGATACCTACCGCACGCTTACGGCGGTGGATGCCGCCATCATGGTGATTGATGGGGCCAAGGGCGTAGAAAGCCAGACCCAAAAACTCTTTGAGGTTTGCCGCTTGCGCGATTTGCCCATCCTCACCTTCTGCAACAAGATGGATCGCGAAAGCCGCGACACATTCGAAATCATTGACGAAATCCAAGAGAACCTCGCGATTGATGTGGCCCCCGCCAGTTGGCCCATTGGGATGGGGCGCGATTTCTTGGGATGCTACGACCTGATCCATGATCGGCTTGAATTGATGGATCGCGCAGATCGCAACCGCGTTGCCGAAACGGTCAAGATGAGTGGGCTAGATGACCCCAAACTGGCCGATCACATCCCCGAAGCACAGTTGGCCAAGCTGCGCGAAGAAATCGAGATGGCGCGCGAATTGCTCCCCGCCTTTGACCGCGCCACATTCCTTGCGGGTGCGATGACCCCGATTTGGTTCGGCTCGGCCATCAACTCATTTGGGGTGCGGGAATTAATGGAAGGCATTGCCGAATTCGGCCCCGCGCCACAGGTGCAAACGGCCGATCCGCGCGAAATTGCGCCAGAAGAAGGCAAGGTTACGGGCTTCGTGTTCAAAGTTCAGGCCAATATGGACCCAAAACACCGCGATCGCGTGGCCTTTATTCGTTTGGCGTCAGGACATTTTGAGCGGGGCATGAAACTGCATCATGTGCGCTCTAAGAAACCGATGGCTGTATCCAACCCTGTGCTCTTCCTCGCCGCTGACCGCGAATTGGCAGAAGAGGCATGGGCAGGCGACATCATCGGCATTCCCAATCACGGGCAGTTGCGCATCGGGGATGCCCTGACCGAAGGGGAGGCGCTACGCTTTACAGGGATACCCAGTTTCGCGCCTGAATTGTTGCAAGTGGCGCGCGCAGGCGACCCGATGAAGGCCAAACACCTTGAAAAGGCGCTTATGCAATTCGCCGAAGAAGGGGCTGCAAAAATCTTTAAACCACAGCTTGGCTCAGGTTTTATCGTGGGTGTCGTGGGCGCGCTGCAATTTGAGGTTCTCGCCAGTCGGATAGAACTGGAATATGGCCTGCCCGTGCGCTTTGAAGCCAGCCAATTCACATCGGCCCGTTGGGTTCATGGCGCGCGCGACAAGGTCGATGCATTTGCGACCGCCAATAAACAACATATGGCGGTCGATAATGATGGCGACCCTGTGTATCTGACGCGCCTGCAATGGGACATTGATCGTGTCGAACGCGACTACCCCGATGTGCGGCTCTCGGCGACCAAGGAATTGATGGTTTAACACCCCGTTTGACCCTTGCCGTGGTTTCAGCTAAATGCTTGTTCATTCTTGGCAATCTGGCCAAGGATCACGCCGCGGAGCGC from Rhodobacterales bacterium HKCCA1288 harbors:
- a CDS encoding Hint domain-containing protein produces the protein MASLPAQLKFDVYPATQFCVDRGANEGDALGTFDEVEAGDIYRMRKDASALTLAMRDDADGTQLVAEGSQLGRAGDKLTIAACHQLMTPDGTLAEILTLTIWPAGQPAHYILPLCNLEPGEDYELVGSEAETASLRFADIACLSFLAGTHLTLASGAQIAVEALQEGDLLLTRENGAQPIRWIGRTVLRGTGSTAPVLIRQGALNTARDLVLMPNHRLFVWQRQDMLGTGRAEVMVKAAHLINGSTITRLEGGFFDGFQILLDRHEILYAEGIAVESLMVTGQTRPALPEAILATAAPDLSPELRTALELDALALARAGGDPAKALYEASLGGKKRPNP
- a CDS encoding ABC transporter ATP-binding protein — protein: MNQVPRQNSPRLEVSNLSCVFDGTEVVRGISLSVAAGQVMCLLGPSGCGKSTTLRVIAGVERQTGGTVALDGVTVSDAGLHLPPEARSVGLIFQDFALFPHLNVAQNIAFGLKGRGPEVGARVEDLLARVDLKGYGEKGIHMLSGGEQQRVALARALAPRPKVMLMDEPFSGLDNRLRDGIRDETLELLKEEGTAVVLVTHEPEEAMRMADQIALMRNGQIVQQGAPYNIYNAPVDKAAAAFFSDVNVISGRVDGALTDTAFGQFLAPGFADGTAVEIVFRPQHVKIDFDRGGRGPNPTVSDGVPARGMVERARFMGHESLVEFRMDFNGEVIRATVPGVFLPKKGTAMWLSLRREKCFVFPAAKAS
- a CDS encoding peptide chain release factor 3; protein product: MSDISPSPLANRPALPPEIGRRRTFAIISHPDAGKTTLTEKFLLYGGAIQMAGQVRAKGEARRTRSDFMKMEQDRGISVSASAMSFDYREFRFNLVDTPGHSDFSEDTYRTLTAVDAAIMVIDGAKGVESQTQKLFEVCRLRDLPILTFCNKMDRESRDTFEIIDEIQENLAIDVAPASWPIGMGRDFLGCYDLIHDRLELMDRADRNRVAETVKMSGLDDPKLADHIPEAQLAKLREEIEMARELLPAFDRATFLAGAMTPIWFGSAINSFGVRELMEGIAEFGPAPQVQTADPREIAPEEGKVTGFVFKVQANMDPKHRDRVAFIRLASGHFERGMKLHHVRSKKPMAVSNPVLFLAADRELAEEAWAGDIIGIPNHGQLRIGDALTEGEALRFTGIPSFAPELLQVARAGDPMKAKHLEKALMQFAEEGAAKIFKPQLGSGFIVGVVGALQFEVLASRIELEYGLPVRFEASQFTSARWVHGARDKVDAFATANKQHMAVDNDGDPVYLTRLQWDIDRVERDYPDVRLSATKELMV
- a CDS encoding SDR family oxidoreductase, with the protein product MDLGIKGKRALVCASSKGLGRGCAEALAEAGVDLVLNARGAEALEATAAHIRDTYGVSVTAIAADITDEAARADVIAGAGAIDILVTNAGGPPPGLWSDWTREDFIKALDANMLTPIALMKHYMPQMMEKSWGRVVNITSQSVKAPIPQLGLSNSARAGLTGYVAGTARQVAAKGVIINNLLPGIHATDRADALDKGVAEREGISVEEARTRRFGTLPVGRYGTAQEFGATCAFLCSQHVGFMVGQNVLLDGGQNAITI